In Anopheles arabiensis isolate DONGOLA chromosome 2, AaraD3, whole genome shotgun sequence, the genomic window AGTGTTGGTACggcaaaataacacacttttcaCGCATTCGCTAACTGGAAAACTACCTTCGACAGAAATCCAGCCAAGATGTTCGCCCGCGCCGCTAACGTTACCCGCACCGGAATGACCAATCTGGTCCGGTACTCCCATTCGCACGGTGGAATCCCTGGCGAGGTAAGCACCCCGTTCACCATCCTCCCCATCGCATGAGGCTGCTACGACGAAGCAGCAAAATGAGGAGCACCTTGTGCCTCTGACACCAGCGCACATTACATAATGGAGAATGTTTGGCTAAAATTTGCACAGCCAGCAATTGTGCAAACATGTTTTCTGTTGTAAATCATGTTGTACGCATTACTGATGCTATCCACCACCTTTTTCCACTATTCTCCCTCCCGCAGAACCTGCCGTTCAGCCTCACCAACC contains:
- the LOC120894528 gene encoding cytochrome c oxidase subunit 7C, mitochondrial-like, encoding MFARAANVTRTGMTNLVRYSHSHGGIPGENLPFSLTNRYKLTAMFIVFFGSGLGAPFFILRHQLLKK